In one window of Rhinopithecus roxellana isolate Shanxi Qingling chromosome 15, ASM756505v1, whole genome shotgun sequence DNA:
- the PPP1CA gene encoding serine/threonine-protein phosphatase PP1-alpha catalytic subunit: MSDSEKLNLDSIIGRLLEVQGSRPGKNVQLTENEIRGLCLKSREIFLSQPILLELEAPLKICGDIHGQYYDLLRLFEYGGFPPESNYLFLGDYVDRGKQSLETICLLLAYKIKYPENFFLLRGNHECASINRIYGFYDECKRRYNIKLWKTFTDCFNCLPIAAIVDEKIFCCHGGLSPDLQSMEQIRRIMRPTDVPDQGLLCDLLWSDPDKDVQGWGENDRGVSFTFGAEVVAKFLHKHDLDLICRAHQVVEDGYEFFAKRQLVTLFSAPNYCGEFDNAGAMMSVDETLMCSFQILKPADKNKGKYGQFSGLNPGGRPITPPRNSAKAKK; encoded by the exons ATGTCCGATAGCGAGAAGCTCAACCTTGACTCGATCATCGGGCGCCTGCTAGAAG TGCAGGGCTCGCGGCCTGGCAAGAATGTACAGCTGACAGAGAACGAGATCCGCGGTCTGTGCCTGAAATCCCGGGAGATTTTCCTGAGCCAGCCCATTCTTCTGGAGCTGGAGGCACCCCTCAAGATCTGCG GTGATATACACGGCCAGTACTACGACCTTCTGCGACTATTTGAGTATGGCGGTTTCCCTCCGGAGAGCAACTACCTCTTTCTGGGGGACTATGTGGACAGGGGCAAGCAGTCCTTGGAGACCATCTGCCTGCTGCTGGCCTATAAGATCAAGTACCCCGAGAACTTCTTCCTGCTCCGTGGGAACCACGAGTGCGCCAGCATCAACCGCATCTACGGTTTCTACGATGAGT GCAAGAGACGCTACAACATCAAACTGTGGAAAACGTTCACTGACTGCTTCAACTGCCTGCCCATCGCGGCCATAGTGGACGAAAAGATCTTTTGCTGCCACGGAG GCCTCTCCCCGGACCTGCAGTCCATGGAGCAGATTCGGCGGATCATGCGGCCCACAGATGTGCCTGACCAGGGCCTGCTGTGTGACCTCCTGTGGTCTGACCCTGACAAGGACGTGCAGGGCTGGGGCGAGAACGACCGTGGCGTCTCTTTTACATTTGGAGCCGAGGTGGTGGCCAAGTTCCTCCACAAGCACGACTTGGACCTCATCTGCCGAGCACACCAG GTGGTAGAAGATGGCTATGAGTTCTTTGCCAAGCGGCAGCTGGTGACACTTTTCTCAGCTCCCAACTACTGTGGCGAGTTTGATAATGCTGGCGCCATGATGAGCGTGGACGAGACCCTCATGTGCTCCTTCCAG ATCCTCAAGCCCGCCGACAAGAACAAGGGGAAGTACGGGCAGTTCAGtggcctgaaccctggaggccgGCCCATCACCCCACCCCGCAATTCCGCCAAAGCCAAGAAATAG
- the RAD9A gene encoding cell cycle checkpoint control protein RAD9A isoform X1, with product MKCLVTGGNVKVLGKAVHSLSRIGDELYLEPLEDGLSLRTVNSSRSAYACFLFAPLFFQQYQAATPGQDLLRCKILMKSFLSVFRSLAMLEKTVEKCCISLNGRSSRLVVQLHCKFGVRKTHNLSFQDCESLQAVFDPASCPHMLRAPARVLGEAVVPFPPALAEVTLGIGRGRRVILRSYHEEEADSTAKAMVTEMCLGEEDFQQLQAQEGVAITFCLKEFRVRFPLRTRRSCPACPAQPSPGPHLLPLSSQGLLSFAESANLNLSIHFDAPGRPAIFTIKDSLLDGHFVLATLSDTDSHSQDLGSPERHQPVPQLQTHSLPHPDDFANDDIDSYMIAMETTIGNEGSRVLPSISLSPGPQPPESPGLHSEEDEAEPSTVPGTPPPKKFRSLFFGSILAPVRSPQGPSPVLAEDSEGEG from the exons ATGAAGTGCCTGGTCACGGGCGGCAACGTGAAGG TGCTCGGCAAGGCCGTCCACTCCCTGTCCCGCATCGGGGACGAGCTCTACCTGGAACCCTTGGAGGACggg CTCTCCCTCCGGACGGTGAACTCCTCCCGCTCTGCCTATGCCTGCTTTCTCTTTGCTCCGCTCTTCTTCCAGCAATACCAGGCAGCCACCCCTGGTCAGGACCTGCTGCGCTGTAAGATCCTGATGAAG TCCTTCCTGTCTGTCTTCCGCTCACTGGCGATGCTGGAGAAGACGGTGGAAAAATGCTGCATCTCCCTGAACGGCCGGAGCAGCCGCCTGGTGGTCCAGCTGCACTGCAAGTTCG GGGTGCGGAAGACTCACAACCTGTCCTTCCAGGACTGTGAGTCCCTGCAGGCCGTCTTCGACCCAGCCTCGTGCCCCCACATGCTCCGCGCCCCAGCACG GGTCTTGGGGGAGGCTGTTGTGCCCTTCCCTCCTGCGCTGGCTGAAGTGACGCTGGGCATTGGCCGTGGCCGCAGGGTCATCCTGCGCAGCTACCATGAGGAGGAGGCAG ACAGCACTGCCAAAGCCATGGTGACTGAGATGTGCCTTGGAGAGGAGGATTTCCAGCAGCTGCAGGCCCAGGAAGGGGTGGCCATTACTTTCTGCCTCAAGGAGTTCCGGGTGAGGTTCCCCCTACGCACTCGCCGGTCCTGTCCTGcctgcccagctcagcccagcccgGGGCCTCACCTGCTACCTCTTTCCTCCCAGGGGCTCCTGAGCTTTGCAGAGTCAGCAAACTTGAATCTTAGCATTCATTTTGATGCTCCAGGCAG GCCTGCCATCTTCACCATCAAGGACTCTTTGCTGGATGGCCACTTTGTCTTGGCCACACTCTCAGACACCGACTCGCACTCCCAGGACCTGGGCTCCCCAGAGCGTCACCAGCCAGTGCCTCAGCTCCAGACTCACAG CCTACCCCACCCAGACGACTTTGCCAATGACGACATTGACTCTTACATGATCGCCATGGAAACCACTATAGGCAATGAGGGCTCGCGGGTGCTGCCCTCCATTTCCCTTTCACCTGGTCCCCAGCCCCCCGAGAGCCCCGGCCTCCACTCCGAGGAAGATGAGGCTGAGCCCAGTACAGTGCCTGGGACTCCCCCACCCAAGAAG TTCCGCTCACTGTTCTTCGGCTCCATCCTGGCCCCTGTACGCTCCCCCCAGGGCCCCAGCCCTGTGCTGGCTGAAGACAGTGAGGGAGAAGGCTGA
- the RAD9A gene encoding cell cycle checkpoint control protein RAD9A isoform X3 translates to MKCLVTGGNVKVLGKAVHSLSRIGDELYLEPLEDGLSLRTVNSSRSAYACFLFAPLFFQQYQAATPGQDLLRCKILMKSFLSVFRSLAMLEKTVEKCCISLNGRSSRLVVQLHCKFGVRKTHNLSFQDCESLQAVFDPASCPHMLRAPARVLGEAVVPFPPALAEVTLGIGRGRRVILRSYHEEEADSTAKAMVTEMCLGEEDFQQLQAQEGVAITFCLKEFRGLLSFAESANLNLSIHFDAPGRPAIFTIKDSLLDGHFVLATLSDTDSHSQDLGSPERHQPVPQLQTHSLPHPDDFANDDIDSYMIAMETTIGNEGSRVLPSISLSPGPQPPESPGLHSEEDEAEPSTVPGTPPPKKFRSLFFGSILAPVRSPQGPSPVLAEDSEGEG, encoded by the exons ATGAAGTGCCTGGTCACGGGCGGCAACGTGAAGG TGCTCGGCAAGGCCGTCCACTCCCTGTCCCGCATCGGGGACGAGCTCTACCTGGAACCCTTGGAGGACggg CTCTCCCTCCGGACGGTGAACTCCTCCCGCTCTGCCTATGCCTGCTTTCTCTTTGCTCCGCTCTTCTTCCAGCAATACCAGGCAGCCACCCCTGGTCAGGACCTGCTGCGCTGTAAGATCCTGATGAAG TCCTTCCTGTCTGTCTTCCGCTCACTGGCGATGCTGGAGAAGACGGTGGAAAAATGCTGCATCTCCCTGAACGGCCGGAGCAGCCGCCTGGTGGTCCAGCTGCACTGCAAGTTCG GGGTGCGGAAGACTCACAACCTGTCCTTCCAGGACTGTGAGTCCCTGCAGGCCGTCTTCGACCCAGCCTCGTGCCCCCACATGCTCCGCGCCCCAGCACG GGTCTTGGGGGAGGCTGTTGTGCCCTTCCCTCCTGCGCTGGCTGAAGTGACGCTGGGCATTGGCCGTGGCCGCAGGGTCATCCTGCGCAGCTACCATGAGGAGGAGGCAG ACAGCACTGCCAAAGCCATGGTGACTGAGATGTGCCTTGGAGAGGAGGATTTCCAGCAGCTGCAGGCCCAGGAAGGGGTGGCCATTACTTTCTGCCTCAAGGAGTTCCGG GGGCTCCTGAGCTTTGCAGAGTCAGCAAACTTGAATCTTAGCATTCATTTTGATGCTCCAGGCAG GCCTGCCATCTTCACCATCAAGGACTCTTTGCTGGATGGCCACTTTGTCTTGGCCACACTCTCAGACACCGACTCGCACTCCCAGGACCTGGGCTCCCCAGAGCGTCACCAGCCAGTGCCTCAGCTCCAGACTCACAG CCTACCCCACCCAGACGACTTTGCCAATGACGACATTGACTCTTACATGATCGCCATGGAAACCACTATAGGCAATGAGGGCTCGCGGGTGCTGCCCTCCATTTCCCTTTCACCTGGTCCCCAGCCCCCCGAGAGCCCCGGCCTCCACTCCGAGGAAGATGAGGCTGAGCCCAGTACAGTGCCTGGGACTCCCCCACCCAAGAAG TTCCGCTCACTGTTCTTCGGCTCCATCCTGGCCCCTGTACGCTCCCCCCAGGGCCCCAGCCCTGTGCTGGCTGAAGACAGTGAGGGAGAAGGCTGA
- the RAD9A gene encoding cell cycle checkpoint control protein RAD9A isoform X4, which yields MKSFLSVFRSLAMLEKTVEKCCISLNGRSSRLVVQLHCKFGVRKTHNLSFQDCESLQAVFDPASCPHMLRAPARVLGEAVVPFPPALAEVTLGIGRGRRVILRSYHEEEADSTAKAMVTEMCLGEEDFQQLQAQEGVAITFCLKEFRVRFPLRTRRSCPACPAQPSPGPHLLPLSSQGLLSFAESANLNLSIHFDAPGRPAIFTIKDSLLDGHFVLATLSDTDSHSQDLGSPERHQPVPQLQTHSLPHPDDFANDDIDSYMIAMETTIGNEGSRVLPSISLSPGPQPPESPGLHSEEDEAEPSTVPGTPPPKKFRSLFFGSILAPVRSPQGPSPVLAEDSEGEG from the exons ATGAAG TCCTTCCTGTCTGTCTTCCGCTCACTGGCGATGCTGGAGAAGACGGTGGAAAAATGCTGCATCTCCCTGAACGGCCGGAGCAGCCGCCTGGTGGTCCAGCTGCACTGCAAGTTCG GGGTGCGGAAGACTCACAACCTGTCCTTCCAGGACTGTGAGTCCCTGCAGGCCGTCTTCGACCCAGCCTCGTGCCCCCACATGCTCCGCGCCCCAGCACG GGTCTTGGGGGAGGCTGTTGTGCCCTTCCCTCCTGCGCTGGCTGAAGTGACGCTGGGCATTGGCCGTGGCCGCAGGGTCATCCTGCGCAGCTACCATGAGGAGGAGGCAG ACAGCACTGCCAAAGCCATGGTGACTGAGATGTGCCTTGGAGAGGAGGATTTCCAGCAGCTGCAGGCCCAGGAAGGGGTGGCCATTACTTTCTGCCTCAAGGAGTTCCGGGTGAGGTTCCCCCTACGCACTCGCCGGTCCTGTCCTGcctgcccagctcagcccagcccgGGGCCTCACCTGCTACCTCTTTCCTCCCAGGGGCTCCTGAGCTTTGCAGAGTCAGCAAACTTGAATCTTAGCATTCATTTTGATGCTCCAGGCAG GCCTGCCATCTTCACCATCAAGGACTCTTTGCTGGATGGCCACTTTGTCTTGGCCACACTCTCAGACACCGACTCGCACTCCCAGGACCTGGGCTCCCCAGAGCGTCACCAGCCAGTGCCTCAGCTCCAGACTCACAG CCTACCCCACCCAGACGACTTTGCCAATGACGACATTGACTCTTACATGATCGCCATGGAAACCACTATAGGCAATGAGGGCTCGCGGGTGCTGCCCTCCATTTCCCTTTCACCTGGTCCCCAGCCCCCCGAGAGCCCCGGCCTCCACTCCGAGGAAGATGAGGCTGAGCCCAGTACAGTGCCTGGGACTCCCCCACCCAAGAAG TTCCGCTCACTGTTCTTCGGCTCCATCCTGGCCCCTGTACGCTCCCCCCAGGGCCCCAGCCCTGTGCTGGCTGAAGACAGTGAGGGAGAAGGCTGA
- the RAD9A gene encoding cell cycle checkpoint control protein RAD9A isoform X6, which produces MKCLVTGGNVKVLGKAVHSLSRIGDELYLEPLEDGLSLRTVNSSRSAYACFLFAPLFFQQYQAATPGQDLLRCKILMKSFLSVFRSLAMLEKTVEKCCISLNGRSSRLVVQLHCKFGVRKTHNLSFQDCESLQAVFDPASCPHMLRAPARVLGEAVVPFPPALAEVTLGIGRGRRVILRSYHEEEADSTAKAMVTEMCLGEEDFQQLQAQEGVAITFCLKEFRGLLSFAESANLNLSIHFDAPGLPSSPSRTLCWMATLSWPHSQTPTRTPRTWAPQSVTSQCLSSRLTAKSGSHKTKRSSVVRGPQNSLGAF; this is translated from the exons ATGAAGTGCCTGGTCACGGGCGGCAACGTGAAGG TGCTCGGCAAGGCCGTCCACTCCCTGTCCCGCATCGGGGACGAGCTCTACCTGGAACCCTTGGAGGACggg CTCTCCCTCCGGACGGTGAACTCCTCCCGCTCTGCCTATGCCTGCTTTCTCTTTGCTCCGCTCTTCTTCCAGCAATACCAGGCAGCCACCCCTGGTCAGGACCTGCTGCGCTGTAAGATCCTGATGAAG TCCTTCCTGTCTGTCTTCCGCTCACTGGCGATGCTGGAGAAGACGGTGGAAAAATGCTGCATCTCCCTGAACGGCCGGAGCAGCCGCCTGGTGGTCCAGCTGCACTGCAAGTTCG GGGTGCGGAAGACTCACAACCTGTCCTTCCAGGACTGTGAGTCCCTGCAGGCCGTCTTCGACCCAGCCTCGTGCCCCCACATGCTCCGCGCCCCAGCACG GGTCTTGGGGGAGGCTGTTGTGCCCTTCCCTCCTGCGCTGGCTGAAGTGACGCTGGGCATTGGCCGTGGCCGCAGGGTCATCCTGCGCAGCTACCATGAGGAGGAGGCAG ACAGCACTGCCAAAGCCATGGTGACTGAGATGTGCCTTGGAGAGGAGGATTTCCAGCAGCTGCAGGCCCAGGAAGGGGTGGCCATTACTTTCTGCCTCAAGGAGTTCCGG GGGCTCCTGAGCTTTGCAGAGTCAGCAAACTTGAATCTTAGCATTCATTTTGATGCTCCAG GCCTGCCATCTTCACCATCAAGGACTCTTTGCTGGATGGCCACTTTGTCTTGGCCACACTCTCAGACACCGACTCGCACTCCCAGGACCTGGGCTCCCCAGAGCGTCACCAGCCAGTGCCTCAGCTCCAGACTCACAG CCAAATCAGGAAGTCATAAAACCAAGAGATCTTCAGTGGTCAGAGGGCCCCAAAACTCCCTTGGAGCCTTCTAA
- the RAD9A gene encoding cell cycle checkpoint control protein RAD9A isoform X5 encodes MKCLVTGGNVKVLGKAVHSLSRIGDELYLEPLEDGLSLRTVNSSRSAYACFLFAPLFFQQYQAATPGQDLLRCKILMKSFLSVFRSLAMLEKTVEKCCISLNGRSSRLVVQLHCKFGVRKTHNLSFQDCESLQAVFDPASCPHMLRAPARVLGEAVVPFPPALAEVTLGIGRGRRVILRSYHEEEADSTAKAMVTEMCLGEEDFQQLQAQEGVAITFCLKEFRVRFPLRTRRSCPACPAQPSPGPHLLPLSSQGLLSFAESANLNLSIHFDAPGRPAIFTIKDSLLDGHFVLATLSDTDSHSQDLGSPERHQPVPQLQTHSQIRKS; translated from the exons ATGAAGTGCCTGGTCACGGGCGGCAACGTGAAGG TGCTCGGCAAGGCCGTCCACTCCCTGTCCCGCATCGGGGACGAGCTCTACCTGGAACCCTTGGAGGACggg CTCTCCCTCCGGACGGTGAACTCCTCCCGCTCTGCCTATGCCTGCTTTCTCTTTGCTCCGCTCTTCTTCCAGCAATACCAGGCAGCCACCCCTGGTCAGGACCTGCTGCGCTGTAAGATCCTGATGAAG TCCTTCCTGTCTGTCTTCCGCTCACTGGCGATGCTGGAGAAGACGGTGGAAAAATGCTGCATCTCCCTGAACGGCCGGAGCAGCCGCCTGGTGGTCCAGCTGCACTGCAAGTTCG GGGTGCGGAAGACTCACAACCTGTCCTTCCAGGACTGTGAGTCCCTGCAGGCCGTCTTCGACCCAGCCTCGTGCCCCCACATGCTCCGCGCCCCAGCACG GGTCTTGGGGGAGGCTGTTGTGCCCTTCCCTCCTGCGCTGGCTGAAGTGACGCTGGGCATTGGCCGTGGCCGCAGGGTCATCCTGCGCAGCTACCATGAGGAGGAGGCAG ACAGCACTGCCAAAGCCATGGTGACTGAGATGTGCCTTGGAGAGGAGGATTTCCAGCAGCTGCAGGCCCAGGAAGGGGTGGCCATTACTTTCTGCCTCAAGGAGTTCCGGGTGAGGTTCCCCCTACGCACTCGCCGGTCCTGTCCTGcctgcccagctcagcccagcccgGGGCCTCACCTGCTACCTCTTTCCTCCCAGGGGCTCCTGAGCTTTGCAGAGTCAGCAAACTTGAATCTTAGCATTCATTTTGATGCTCCAGGCAG GCCTGCCATCTTCACCATCAAGGACTCTTTGCTGGATGGCCACTTTGTCTTGGCCACACTCTCAGACACCGACTCGCACTCCCAGGACCTGGGCTCCCCAGAGCGTCACCAGCCAGTGCCTCAGCTCCAGACTCACAG CCAAATCAGGAAGTCATAA
- the RAD9A gene encoding cell cycle checkpoint control protein RAD9A isoform X2, with protein sequence MKCLVTGGNVKVLGKAVHSLSRIGDELYLEPLEDGLSLRTVNSSRSAYACFLFAPLFFQQYQAATPGQDLLRCKILMKSFLSVFRSLAMLEKTVEKCCISLNGRSSRLVVQLHCKFGVRKTHNLSFQDCESLQAVFDPASCPHMLRAPARVLGEAVVPFPPALAEVTLGIGRGRRVILRSYHEEEADSTAKAMVTEMCLGEEDFQQLQAQEGVAITFCLKEFRGLLSFAESANLNLSIHFDAPGLPSSPSRTLCWMATLSWPHSQTPTRTPRTWAPQSVTSQCLSSRLTGEGTSPNSSSPHVCALQPEMQFLASAPPCDVFSLPLPSCSSSLPIRPQSLPLQCALSRFPPVPSLSPSGPSPYPYSAHSCQPCRLSLLGQLYSETPPTHGSIPKALPASFSG encoded by the exons ATGAAGTGCCTGGTCACGGGCGGCAACGTGAAGG TGCTCGGCAAGGCCGTCCACTCCCTGTCCCGCATCGGGGACGAGCTCTACCTGGAACCCTTGGAGGACggg CTCTCCCTCCGGACGGTGAACTCCTCCCGCTCTGCCTATGCCTGCTTTCTCTTTGCTCCGCTCTTCTTCCAGCAATACCAGGCAGCCACCCCTGGTCAGGACCTGCTGCGCTGTAAGATCCTGATGAAG TCCTTCCTGTCTGTCTTCCGCTCACTGGCGATGCTGGAGAAGACGGTGGAAAAATGCTGCATCTCCCTGAACGGCCGGAGCAGCCGCCTGGTGGTCCAGCTGCACTGCAAGTTCG GGGTGCGGAAGACTCACAACCTGTCCTTCCAGGACTGTGAGTCCCTGCAGGCCGTCTTCGACCCAGCCTCGTGCCCCCACATGCTCCGCGCCCCAGCACG GGTCTTGGGGGAGGCTGTTGTGCCCTTCCCTCCTGCGCTGGCTGAAGTGACGCTGGGCATTGGCCGTGGCCGCAGGGTCATCCTGCGCAGCTACCATGAGGAGGAGGCAG ACAGCACTGCCAAAGCCATGGTGACTGAGATGTGCCTTGGAGAGGAGGATTTCCAGCAGCTGCAGGCCCAGGAAGGGGTGGCCATTACTTTCTGCCTCAAGGAGTTCCGG GGGCTCCTGAGCTTTGCAGAGTCAGCAAACTTGAATCTTAGCATTCATTTTGATGCTCCAG GCCTGCCATCTTCACCATCAAGGACTCTTTGCTGGATGGCCACTTTGTCTTGGCCACACTCTCAGACACCGACTCGCACTCCCAGGACCTGGGCTCCCCAGAGCGTCACCAGCCAGTGCCTCAGCTCCAGACTCACAGGTGAGGGCACCTCCCCCAACTCCTCCTCTCCCCATGTctgtgctctccagcctgagatGCAGTTCCTAGCTTCTGCACCTCCCTGCGATGTGTTCTCTCTCCCGCTTCCCTCCtgttcctcctctctccccatcaGGCCCCAGTCCCTACCCCTGCAATGTGCTCTCTCCCGCTTCCCTcctgttccttctctctctccgTCAGGCCCCAGTCCCTACCCCTACAGTGCTCACAGCTGCCAGCCCTGCAGACTCAGCCTTCTTGGTCAGCTGTACTCAGAGACTCCTCCCACCCATGGAAGCATCCCCAAGGCCCTGCCGGCTTCCTTCTCTGGCTGA